GTGCAATTCAGTACAcatcatttaatatatttataatattattcagATATATtgcaaatcataaaaaaaacgaGTACATACTTTAGTTATGTAGtgtagtgtatatatataaaaaaaggaaaGTAGTAGGAAGGGGGGAGAGCAAGGAAATTCATTTAGTAATTtcgttaaatttgttttttttttcaaatattaaataattaaatttcgaattagAAAACaacttagttaaaaaaaaaaaataaaaattaaacgaaattttaatactttgaaTACGTTAAACAGCTATTGAGTTtacataattttctatttttattttttaattataattgatttttgttCAACTTCGatatgatttttttgatttgctTTAAACGACTGCGTGACATGTTTTgtgtgaatttttgtttttgtttactgtAATGCGAATTCTTCttataacaaacaacaatatatagtgtcttttcttttattaatatcATGAGCTTAGGCATATGGCATTTAGGAatcaatgtatgtgtgtaaatacattCAAGTgtgtagaaatttaaaatttaattcgcTAGGTTAACAgtttttttgttgcaagtttGGTAGACATATTTTCACGCTTTAACTACTTACTTAAAAAGAAGacttttacaataaataaataataaaaatagatatatatatatatataaagttacatgcatacaattaaaaatcaatacaaacaaatttcaatagtcaacaccaaaaaatcaaaaacaaaaaaaaaataaccaaacTATATACCAAACTAGTAGCTACTTATGctgcaaattttcaataaattacgctttatttaactatttatatataaaatgcataaaaactgCTTaggtcataattaaaaaaaaaatatatgcattttgcTGCGTACGAttcaaaagaaatcaaaatacaTTGGAAAGGTTCATGTAAGTCTCGAGAGTTAAGagtaagaataaaataaaattattgtttaatacTCGCATTAAATAGCTACAGATAATAAAAGACAgacagcgtgtgtgtgtgtgtgtgtagaaagTAACATAGTCATGAATACCACACGTTTTACTAACTAACAACTAATATCGTAAAACACTACGATCTGCGCTACCACGttccatatgtgtgtgtgtatgtatgtatgtatgtatgtaattaactATTGCTAATATTCAGTGTTAATAGTGTGTGTTAATTTCAGGTGCCAAACACGGAGCAGTTTGTGCGACATTTTTGTTCTGTTTCTGTGGACATTAAGGCTTGCATACGACGTTCAATTATTAACTATTattcataaaacaacaaaaaagacacACGCAATACATCCACTTCATCTTTGGGGTTAACATCTGTTAGCATTcagtattgtatatatgtatgtatttaaggcATTCCCGGCAAACCATTCAAACCCTGACGCTGTTGATGCATCATATTCATGCGCGCACGATGCTGCTCCAACCGTTGCACGGTCGCGGCCAAATGCGCATTCTccacatacaaatctttcaccAACATATCGGCATTCTGCAAACGCTGCACTTGCTCGGCAAGCATAGAGCCTTGTGTCTCGATGCGATTGTGTAGATCGGCAAGCTCCATTTGGTGTTGCTGCCAGGAGCCTAgaggattaaaaaaaatgaaataaatattagaaaaaaaatataaaaaaataaaaataattagaaaatataaaaattaattattaaatagttaaaaaaataaaattaaaaaaaatattaagaagaaatataaatattataaaaacaagtaaggaaaggctaagttcgggtacaaccgaacattttatactctcgcaatttattgctatagttttattaagataacacacaaatttacccataaattcggcataaagtccaatagaataacgacaaTCATCATACAGAGTATTTGAGGGCTCTGGTAGGTAATTCCCggaccgatttcacccattttcaccaccaaggtacactatatccaagactatgtatatgctcacttaaattggcgaagatatatcacataatagccgatttataaggtattaatcccatcatatttaaaaaaacctataattaagtatatgggagctagcggaagttatgacccgattttagccatttttggtagagagacacactattagaagaaaaagattccctttgaattatgtaaattaagatatctgagagatttaccgatattttcggtgaaatattaccataaggcactgagttcttcatgttcgatatccggggcattgaaaagttatagtctaaATGTGGACAATTTTTcgacaagtgaagccacagctcaaatacagtatttgtttacagttttattccgctatcttcactgattcctaatgtatatatgtattataaagtgaacgaatcagatggaattcaaaattgagttatatgggaagtaggcgtgattgtgaaccgattacgcccatatccgtgtcatcagggtgtcaagaaagtgttatataccgaatttcattgaaatcggtcgagtagttcttgagatatggtttttgacccataagtgggcgatgccacgcccattttccctttttttaaatctaagtgcagcttctatctgccattttctatataaaatttagtgtttctgatattttccgttagtgagtttcgcacttttagcaattttcaacataacctttgtatgagaggtgggcgtggttataatcagatttcctcaatttttggcctgtataaggtagtacctaaaagaaacgaccctAGGAAGTTTCCTTAATATAGCCCTAATAATTTACTAGATATGGacgaaaaacttagtagggggcgggactacgctcacttccccaatatgccccttcctagtgcgatcctttataccaaattggcagtggtccaatttcgcccatcttcgaacttaaccttcttatggtgccaagaaatacgtcttccaagtttcatcaatatatgtatCTCAATTTTCACTCAAGATACAGCTTGTACAGACGAACGCACGAACGgaccgttaagtgaacaaaaatGGATGGGAAGTACTACTCTTACTCTCTTAGTcactttgttgcgaaagtataacaATAATGTTTACtattcattaataaaaataaagattaatTTAAGACTAGCTACTTACGTTGCATTAACGACtcggtttgttgttgctgctgtttgatAGCATTTTGCAAGTGACGATTTCTCAACTCCAACTGATTGACACGCTGGATAACACTTGGATGTGGTGTGCGCTAATAGAGTttgtgaaattaaaagaaaaaaattaaattaaataaatttcaaaaccaaTTTGAGATTTCCACTCACAGCATAAGCCTTTTCTAGCACAGGGCGCGCCTCCTGCAGCTGCTGCAGTTCCATGACTAAACCATCACGCTGTAGAGACAAATTCTTGACTTGCTCGCGTAGCGATATCTCAAAGAACTTCAAACGCTTCAGCTCCTCCTTCATTCCAAGGCTCGATATGCTATTCTCTGTGCTCGGTGatttcttcagttgttgttgtgtctgcGATTGACGTGCACTATGCGTGGATGCTGGGCTGTGACTTTCGGAACTCTTGCCCGAGGCGGTGGAAGAGACCTCATCCGTTTCCGATTCGGACTGCTTTGAGCCTGGTGGCTTTTGTATAGGCGCTATGGTGTCAACGGGTGTGGTGCTGAATATTGTTGTCTCCGATGTGGTGAGATTGTTTCTAGAATATATTAAGTGCGACATTAGAGGTATGTAAGTACAtgtgtttatgtatatgtatgagtggtGCACATAGAAAGGGTCGAGCAGGTAAATCATATTTCAAGGTCATTCGAAATTTCTCGCAGATTATAATGAGGTAGATATTTGCCGTGGGAATTGTCGTTCCcatgacagtcggttctacgtcaGCGGAACGGACAAGGATTTATATGcgaccaaggactgtcaaatcggcaacattccataaaattaaattatttggggaaagtTTTatgtcgcaacaacaacaacaataacaaggtaTTTAATCATAATGAACTCGGATTTATATTCTTTTACCAAACGTCCAACTTCATTTTTAAGTTAAGGTATAATGGTCTTGCGGTCattataatttgattttacGAATAAAGCAAGGGTTTAGAATAAAAATAGCCAACGACTGAAAAATTATTCACAAATAATCTCTCGTCAAATCTCAAATTTAAAACACACACAGAATATACAGTATACAGAGTATATCTGACTAATCTGTTGCTTTGACGATTACTACGAAGCGATTATTGAACGTTAATAGCACTACAtaacaaaatcgacttttttctgggtattggactatatataaattttgaggGAGATGGAGTCATGAGTATAATctccgtttttcgaagttagcctacaaaattgaaatattcgcattcgaatttcgaaatttggttTACTGGAAATgccattattaattatataatagtatGTAAGTTaccataaaagaaaaaattatggcaTCATTCAGCCTTTTCTTCTTATTCAAATGGTGTAGAACATTTTTCAagcaagcttatatgacagatgataTAAGCGACCAAAGTTggctctttgaaaaaaaaaaataattaaaaaaaaatactggcacaattttcgaaaatttggatTTTACTCTTTTGCAAATGCATACAGTTTCTTCTATTtcagaaatacataaatattcatttaagTAGGTATTTTTGCCTGAAAGATTTATactgaaattaaataagtaCGGATACCAAGAGGAAGGTGGCTTTACCACATTCACAACcgtacaaaatattcaaaaattagaccagtatttttcgaaatataaagcttttatttttttcgaacatcctATTTTAACTTCTAATAACTTCTGTCACATAAGCTTGAACGAAGcattttatacaccattgaattaagaaataaattcagatagtatacatattttggatattttagtaactatatccagtaattaataatattatttttaataagccATTTTTGGAACttcgaaatttttcgatttcgaacttaaaaaattttaatattagtgGTTAACTTCGAAACTGGAAGAacgcatattttttttacttgtgACTAAATCTCACGGAAAAAGTATGTTTGGTACAATACCCAGCccagtgttgtacagtgtagtacatacatacatatatgccgagaACATTCGTggttagttaatttaatttaatatcaagCTTCGTCAATTGCAAGTGAAGAGATTACATCGGATTTTATTTGTCTAAGCGGAATCTGTCTGAGTCTAACTCTATGCCATACCAGGCTTTTCAACTATTATTCTCAAAAGCTGATCCAGACATGAAACCCTTGCTCAAAAACCTCATATGCAGAAAACTTTTACTGCTCGCTGTCTGATAACAAAAGAGGAGGGAAaccgtaaaataaatattaacaaacctACCGTTACATAATAAGTACTCGCTAAATAACTTTCGACAGGTACCACcccaaacattttaattttggtGCGAATTATGCAATAGAAGATAAGATAAAAAGCTAAGAGCCCACCCAACCAAATTTTTCGAAGACcaaatattaaagaaacaaccaaaaatACTCATCACCGCACCTTAAATAGCAATATAACGTCATTGAATGTTAACCAATCCATTTTAAacccaataacaacaatatataaaaatcttatgTCAATATTATCTATGAGTcggcaatatatgtacatacatatatcctcaAGTGTCTCATCTCCAAAAAATATCAACTATTTCATTTTACTATTCATACTTTATTCATGTAAAAGTAGTGTTCAGAAAAGCCCTCACACTCTACACTgcattacatatataaataatgcagCAGTCATTTTGAACCACTAACTAATCACTAACCCACCTAACCTATAAACCTCAACACAAAAACacctcaacaaaaaaaaataagtaggaTCAAGATTGTCAGCCAACATGCGGAATGGACAGTCAGTTGTGTTTATTTGTGTACAAATTGAAAGATGGTCagtctttaaatataaaataataataaataaataatggtcTGTCTTAACATATAAGTTTTTCACTAATATAGGAATCACTCctaaaaagcaaatatatattttctgcaaACTATCTAATTGATTCTTTAGTTTTTTTGACTTTAGGCTCCATGCGCAATAATAAGGGGAATCTGTTTAAAAGAACATATTAgggaataaataaattaaatgaaatttgagtTAAGCTGATGATGAACGCCTTAAGCTAGGTTAGGTTATAACAGAATTTATGAAAACAAACTTACCGATTTGCTTGACGTGTCGGCGACTCGGGTGATGGTGGAAAAGCGGTGTTATAGTTTTTAGCTGGCTCCTGTATGGTGCTCTGATGCCACAAATAACTAATCGGCGAACTGGCCGGACTTTGTTTATCCGGATTGATGTGTAAGGCGCTCACTGCCATAGCTTCGTTGTTTAGTTCACAGGCGCCGGTCAGAATTTCGACGCTTTCGCCCAGACGCGTACGTAAATCTTCGATTTCTCGTTGTAAATTCTCGATTTCGTTGCACTTTTCGTCGAACAGTTTTCTAGCGGTTTCGCGTAATTCATTCGCTTCGGCCTCCAGATCGGCATATTGCTGCTCCAACGCATCCTTCTCTTCGATGGGTGATAGTCTACCGTCACGACTGAATTGCTCCTCATATTCACGCACCTTTTCCATTAATTCGGTGAATTTCTTATCGCTCTCCTGTTGTTCCTCCTCATAGATTTGACGTTCCTTCTCGAATAGTTGTCGCTCTTCAGCCAACTTTGATTGCCAATAATCTTCGCAGTCTTCATAGGCGCGTTGCATTTGTTCCAAACTGGCTTCTAATTCCTTGCAGCGTTCATCGGTTGACACACCCACACTGGCTGTTGTAGTGTGGGTTTTCTGCTGTGCCTCCTCCAACTCTGCCACCTGCTGCTTCAGCGCGCTAATCTGCGCCAAGTAATCTTTCACATTATCTGTCGCATTACTCGCGTGTGTCTCCGATTCACGCAATTCGGAGTTCAATGCCATCCACTCACCGCTGGTGTCACTCGCCTCACTGCCTGTGGTATCGGTGCATTTCCGTAATTTGCCCAAACGTGGACTCTCTTCTGTGATATGTGTTTTGCTGGGCGAGTCACCGCGTCGCTTGGTAGCCGTCAAATTGGCGGCCTGCTCCGCATCATCCAAAGCAACACTGGCAACATCTAACGCTGTAGATGAATTTGTATTGCTTATGGATGAGGATTTCTTATTCTTCGTTTTAGTACGCAATAGTTCTAAATTCAAGCTTTCTAACTCTGCAACTAACTCATCAGTCTTATCTCTTAAGTTTTTATTATCTACTTGCAATTCAGTTACTTTCTCCACCAGACGTGCAACTTCTTCATCCTCATCCGCGCGCTTACCATTGCGCTGCTCACGCATATCGGCGCTGGTGTCTCTATCTAAATCTGCCAATTGCATATTTAGTTGCACATTCTTTTCGAGTAGTTCCGTaatttgcttttgcattttctGCAACTCATTTTCTAAATCACAATTCTCATTTCTTACCAACTCCAATTCGGTTTTGTTTTTGATCTCCTCCTGCTCGAGTAGTTTGATGCGCGCTTCCAGACGCGTCGTGAAGCTGCTCCAATTTTCACGATCATTGGCCATGCGCGTCGACAACTCGCGCACCAAAGTGGCATGCCGTTGCTCGAGTACGCGTATCTGCGGAGAATTAAAAATGTTGAGTGACACTttaatgtaaacaattattttgtaattaccTCTTTCTTTGAGTTATCCTCCAAGTTTGCATGCCGTTCATCAATTTCAGCTGCCAACAGTGCCAAACGTTGATTTGCGTCTTTATTACTTGCATGCAGCTTCTTATTTTCATCGCGCAATTGACGTGCATTTTGACGCAGCGCTGTCACTTCCGACGCCTGCAACGCCATGTAGGCGCGTACCAGCGCCAGCTGCGTGTCATCATCCAAACCACGTAACTCCTCTTCCAGCACTTTGTTCAACTGCGCCACATTCACCTCATCGTCATCAAAGCCGAGCGCTAGCAAGATACCTCTGCCATTTGCGATTTGCGCACCCTCGAATATGTCTAGTATTCTATGTACAGGCAGTGTTTCAGGCTCCGTCAGTGGCGGCGATTCTGTAAGTAATTttgatttagtatttttttgtttacataatctAACTTTATATTTACCTAACGATTCCATGCTGCTGGTCAGCACTTGTTTCGGTTGCGGCTTGTCCCAaagttgtgttttttgtatgCTTGAACTCAAGGACTTCGAATTAAGCTTATGCTGCATGCTGCGTTGCGTGGGCAAAGAGGAGCAGCGCTTGAGTTTGCCACCGCCATTAGTTGTGGGAGGGCGGCGTCTCCCTTTATTAGGAATGTCCGTTTGTGAAGAAGAACGCTGCACCTATTGAATGTTGAggatgttttcaaaaaaatattattgaaaattattatttaatttaatttgtttaagagCAATATACTTACAGCTGAGAGACAATTGTGTACATTTATTTCGCATGATCTATGGTCATTACTATCAGCATCATCATCGGAATCTGTTAGCGATATATTCTTGGTATTATGTGCCGTAGGACGCGAACGTCGTCCATATTTTTTTGAGCCCATTACAAGTTTCGGCGAGACTTCTCGATCAGATACAGCATGATCGCTGTCCACAGGTTTCGTGCCTTCATTCGTGTCACATATGACTAGAGTACGCTCTGTAATAAGCAAtaacatttattaattaaacgaaacaatttttaatttaagcacATTATTATAACAAATACCTAGTATGCTTGCTAAAGCGTCTACACTCGTATCCTCATCATcgaagtcaatttttttcttataataaaagAAAGTACCCATCTCGAAAACTTTTTTATACTagttatagttttttatttttctcatgaGAGCACTTGCACTTTTCATGGAATTTCGAAACAAACTGAATATACTAGACACGCGTGCGCCTATTTATTATAGCTCTGCTTACATTATACAAGCTCAGgtaaattcaaacattttgcCTAAAATCAGCTGTAATTCGCGATTATGTTTTGTCGCGGACTCTACTGAAATTCTAAGAAATTGAAGATGCAAAACAAGATAAACAAAGGGATAACAGCGTGGGATATTGTCCGTTGTTATTTACTTTCAACTGCTTAAGCCgctgcaaaatattttgaaaaacaacgcACCAAAGGCATGTTTTGGAAAATAGATAAAGAACGTGCGCTTAACAGCATAACAAGATGTTGATGTTTTTATCGCTTCAtacattgtttttaaataattagtattgattacttaaaatataaacCAGGTTTCTACACATGTgtatacgcacatacatacatacacacacatgtgtgtgcATTTTGTGTTCAATACTCCCGC
This portion of the Zeugodacus cucurbitae isolate PBARC_wt_2022May chromosome 3, idZeuCucr1.2, whole genome shotgun sequence genome encodes:
- the LOC105217532 gene encoding blastoderm-specific protein 25D isoform X2, whose translation is MGTFFYYKKKIDFDDEDTSVDALASILERTLVICDTNEGTKPVDSDHAVSDREVSPKLVMGSKKYGRRSRPTAHNTKNISLTDSDDDADSNDHRSCEINVHNCLSAVQRSSSQTDIPNKGRRRPPTTNGGGKLKRCSSLPTQRSMQHKLNSKSLSSSIQKTQLWDKPQPKQVLTSSMESLESPPLTEPETLPVHRILDIFEGAQIANGRGILLALGFDDDEVNVAQLNKVLEEELRGLDDDTQLALVRAYMALQASEVTALRQNARQLRDENKKLHASNKDANQRLALLAAEIDERHANLEDNSKKEIRVLEQRHATLVRELSTRMANDRENWSSFTTRLEARIKLLEQEEIKNKTELELVRNENCDLENELQKMQKQITELLEKNVQLNMQLADLDRDTSADMREQRNGKRADEDEEVARLVEKVTELQVDNKNLRDKTDELVAELESLNLELLRTKTKNKKSSSISNTNSSTALDVASVALDDAEQAANLTATKRRGDSPSKTHITEESPRLGKLRKCTDTTGSEASDTSGEWMALNSELRESETHASNATDNVKDYLAQISALKQQVAELEEAQQKTHTTTASVGVSTDERCKELEASLEQMQRAYEDCEDYWQSKLAEERQLFEKERQIYEEEQQESDKKFTELMEKVREYEEQFSRDGRLSPIEEKDALEQQYADLEAEANELRETARKLFDEKCNEIENLQREIEDLRTRLGESVEILTGACELNNEAMAVSALHINPDKQSPASSPISYLWHQSTIQEPAKNYNTAFPPSPESPTRQANRNNLTTSETTIFSTTPVDTIAPIQKPPGSKQSESETDEVSSTASGKSSESHSPASTHSARQSQTQQQLKKSPSTENSISSLGMKEELKRLKFFEISLREQVKNLSLQRDGLVMELQQLQEARPVLEKAYARTPHPSVIQRVNQLELRNRHLQNAIKQQQQQTESLMQRSWQQHQMELADLHNRIETQGSMLAEQVQRLQNADMLVKDLYVENAHLAATVQRLEQHRARMNMMHQQRQGLNGLPGMP
- the LOC105217532 gene encoding blastoderm-specific protein 25D isoform X1, producing the protein MELSSDPYELKLYQMFQSCDKEQCGLLDEESLRRLCGLLELQDKGAVLIAGLSGNGRVSFDCFKEALLNFLGAELELDTKEQHMKGDTYKRSSDVISAATIINSSNSNSSCLPDTKERTLVICDTNEGTKPVDSDHAVSDREVSPKLVMGSKKYGRRSRPTAHNTKNISLTDSDDDADSNDHRSCEINVHNCLSAVQRSSSQTDIPNKGRRRPPTTNGGGKLKRCSSLPTQRSMQHKLNSKSLSSSIQKTQLWDKPQPKQVLTSSMESLESPPLTEPETLPVHRILDIFEGAQIANGRGILLALGFDDDEVNVAQLNKVLEEELRGLDDDTQLALVRAYMALQASEVTALRQNARQLRDENKKLHASNKDANQRLALLAAEIDERHANLEDNSKKEIRVLEQRHATLVRELSTRMANDRENWSSFTTRLEARIKLLEQEEIKNKTELELVRNENCDLENELQKMQKQITELLEKNVQLNMQLADLDRDTSADMREQRNGKRADEDEEVARLVEKVTELQVDNKNLRDKTDELVAELESLNLELLRTKTKNKKSSSISNTNSSTALDVASVALDDAEQAANLTATKRRGDSPSKTHITEESPRLGKLRKCTDTTGSEASDTSGEWMALNSELRESETHASNATDNVKDYLAQISALKQQVAELEEAQQKTHTTTASVGVSTDERCKELEASLEQMQRAYEDCEDYWQSKLAEERQLFEKERQIYEEEQQESDKKFTELMEKVREYEEQFSRDGRLSPIEEKDALEQQYADLEAEANELRETARKLFDEKCNEIENLQREIEDLRTRLGESVEILTGACELNNEAMAVSALHINPDKQSPASSPISYLWHQSTIQEPAKNYNTAFPPSPESPTRQANRNNLTTSETTIFSTTPVDTIAPIQKPPGSKQSESETDEVSSTASGKSSESHSPASTHSARQSQTQQQLKKSPSTENSISSLGMKEELKRLKFFEISLREQVKNLSLQRDGLVMELQQLQEARPVLEKAYARTPHPSVIQRVNQLELRNRHLQNAIKQQQQQTESLMQRSWQQHQMELADLHNRIETQGSMLAEQVQRLQNADMLVKDLYVENAHLAATVQRLEQHRARMNMMHQQRQGLNGLPGMP